The proteins below come from a single Eubacterium limosum genomic window:
- a CDS encoding SLC13 family permease has product MQQDNKIKKQQIIGMLVSIAIVIIMYFMPAPADLGVAGWRTISILLVFLILLVTEAFPAGVICIITLILMPVLGAVPSIGDGFTGFANPVTFFILASFGISAAIAKMPIAHRILLVIIRLLKGSTQGIIFGIMVCTALFSSMVSNIPTTAIFMGIALGFLDIFEDEDEKKRTGKALMIAIPVSAMVGGVMTPAGSSLNLLVIGMLEQMTGITVSFVQWMVFGIPLAIVILPAAWLIITKVYHPADMDPDRLKAYVNTLNTHDKMDIKEKFVILVTLIMLVCWIASSWFPVFNVTMVALCGLFCLFLPKIGALTWDEFVKSVSWQVFFLVGTVLTLGTAISANGIGNWLVASFMPEQMSITGPILIAICGFIGFAMLIVVPVAPAFIAVLAPAMISVAANCGYSPAILMIILGICAGNAYLLPLDTVPMITYSKGFYKMSEMPKSTALIQVILVILMAVWFPLAGSIVGFI; this is encoded by the coding sequence ATGCAGCAGGATAACAAAATAAAAAAACAACAGATAATTGGCATGCTGGTCAGCATTGCAATTGTCATTATTATGTATTTTATGCCGGCACCGGCAGATCTGGGGGTAGCTGGATGGCGAACGATCAGTATTTTGCTGGTCTTTCTGATTCTGCTTGTAACCGAAGCCTTTCCGGCTGGGGTTATCTGTATCATTACTTTGATATTGATGCCTGTGTTGGGAGCGGTTCCAAGTATTGGAGATGGGTTTACAGGATTTGCGAATCCCGTTACCTTTTTTATTCTGGCATCCTTTGGGATTTCAGCGGCGATCGCCAAAATGCCGATTGCCCATCGAATTCTATTGGTTATTATCAGACTGTTGAAAGGGAGTACCCAGGGAATTATCTTTGGAATCATGGTGTGTACAGCGTTGTTTTCATCCATGGTATCGAATATTCCGACAACAGCCATTTTTATGGGAATCGCGTTGGGGTTCCTTGATATTTTTGAAGATGAAGATGAAAAGAAGCGAACCGGTAAGGCGCTGATGATTGCCATTCCAGTCAGCGCAATGGTTGGTGGCGTTATGACGCCGGCCGGCTCATCACTTAACTTGCTGGTTATTGGTATGCTTGAGCAAATGACAGGTATTACAGTCAGCTTTGTTCAATGGATGGTGTTTGGAATACCGCTTGCGATTGTGATACTTCCGGCTGCTTGGCTGATTATTACCAAGGTTTATCATCCGGCAGACATGGACCCAGATCGTTTGAAGGCTTACGTCAATACGCTGAATACACATGACAAGATGGACATAAAGGAAAAATTTGTTATCCTGGTAACGTTGATCATGCTGGTGTGCTGGATCGCCAGTTCCTGGTTCCCTGTATTTAATGTGACAATGGTCGCTTTGTGTGGATTATTCTGTCTCTTTTTACCAAAGATCGGTGCGCTTACATGGGATGAATTTGTAAAAAGTGTCAGTTGGCAGGTCTTCTTTCTGGTGGGTACGGTGCTTACACTGGGTACGGCCATTTCAGCCAATGGGATTGGAAACTGGCTGGTTGCATCGTTTATGCCGGAACAAATGAGCATCACAGGGCCAATTCTTATTGCGATCTGCGGCTTCATTGGTTTTGCGATGCTGATCGTTGTTCCAGTCGCACCGGCGTTCATTGCTGTTTTAGCACCAGCCATGATTTCTGTTGCTGCAAACTGTGGATACAGCCCGGCAATTCTGATGATTATTCTCGGGATCTGTGCTGGCAATGCCTATTTACTGCCGCTCGATACAGTTCCAATGATTACCTATTCCAAAGGTTTTTACAAGATGAGCGAGATGCCGAAATCAACCGCTCTTATTCAGGTAATACTGGTTATTTTGATGGCGGTATGGTTCCCGTTAGCTGGAAGTATCGTTGGATTTATTTAA
- a CDS encoding uroporphyrinogen decarboxylase family protein, producing MENKNSGYQKRLERCEKAIQRKAPDRVPVVANIYAWAENYYGYSVKEVYDTKPELTYDVHSRLAKEFDFDAFFTMGNNVPIPATNALGGGHYIVTEKGLQVSNLSCNVMNEDEYPLLAKDPAAYFRDYLLPRKYPILNETGEKAYEALCEAFDKFGWYMKKTIEANMRIEADGYPVLSNGAINHPLDSIMDFCRDFSGVMTDIRRHPDELKHTMESFNDFLIHNSCDGYRKREDSAHFLFCATHIAPFLKPKDFEEFYFPYFRAQLDYAMNTCGYTVGVFMEGNWEPYYELLQELPDNDGKLVCLQENGDCKKFKEKLGNKLCVCGGVPISLLAFGSEEEVKDCVKKMIDDCAADGGFMISTDKGILTLGDAKSENIKAMIEAVKMYGTY from the coding sequence ATGGAAAATAAAAATAGCGGATATCAAAAACGACTTGAACGCTGCGAAAAAGCAATTCAGAGAAAAGCGCCGGACAGGGTGCCTGTCGTGGCGAATATTTATGCATGGGCAGAAAATTACTATGGCTACAGCGTTAAAGAGGTTTATGACACAAAACCAGAACTTACCTATGATGTTCATTCGCGTCTGGCTAAAGAATTTGATTTTGACGCATTCTTTACCATGGGAAATAATGTACCGATTCCAGCTACAAACGCACTTGGCGGCGGACATTATATCGTAACGGAAAAGGGCCTGCAGGTTTCAAACCTCAGTTGTAATGTTATGAATGAAGATGAATATCCATTGCTGGCAAAAGATCCAGCTGCCTATTTTCGGGATTATTTACTGCCCCGAAAGTATCCTATCCTTAACGAGACCGGCGAAAAGGCTTACGAGGCATTGTGTGAGGCCTTTGATAAATTTGGCTGGTATATGAAAAAAACAATTGAAGCCAATATGCGCATTGAGGCAGACGGCTATCCAGTGCTGTCAAACGGAGCCATTAACCACCCGTTAGACAGTATTATGGATTTTTGCAGAGATTTTTCCGGAGTTATGACAGACATCCGCAGACACCCGGATGAGCTGAAGCACACCATGGAAAGCTTTAATGATTTTCTTATTCATAACAGCTGTGATGGGTATAGGAAGCGGGAAGATTCGGCGCACTTTCTGTTTTGCGCCACACATATCGCGCCATTTTTAAAACCAAAGGATTTTGAGGAATTCTATTTTCCTTATTTCCGCGCGCAGCTGGATTATGCAATGAATACCTGCGGCTATACCGTGGGGGTGTTTATGGAGGGCAACTGGGAGCCATACTATGAATTGCTCCAGGAGCTTCCGGATAACGATGGGAAGCTGGTCTGTCTACAGGAAAATGGCGACTGTAAAAAGTTTAAAGAGAAGCTTGGCAATAAGCTTTGTGTGTGCGGCGGTGTTCCGATCAGCCTTTTGGCCTTCGGAAGTGAAGAAGAAGTGAAAGATTGTGTGAAAAAGATGATTGATGACTGCGCAGCAGACGGAGGATTTATGATCAGTACAGACAAAGGGATTCTCACTTTAGGAGATGCAAAGTCAGAAAATATCAAAGCGATGATTGAGGCAGTCAAAATGTATGGAACTTACTAA